The Novipirellula aureliae genome segment ACGGCGAACCATTGGTACCTGACAATGTACGCATTGATCTTTGCAGTCTCGAACTCACCTTGTTCGACGTTAGCGACATAGCCGTGATAGACGTCGGCCATGTTGACCCGGCGTGTTCCAGCGGGGATGTAGGCGCCGTTTGTTTTCTCTGCGATCTGCTGCAAAACTTGTCCGTTCATCTTCGACCAAACCTGCTGACCTTTGTATTGAACATAACCGCCGCGGCCGTCTTCGGACTCCGGCACACGAGCACCTTGATCCATGTCGCCAAGTCCGACAGTAAAGATGCGGATTCCTTGATCAGCGTACAAGTTCTCGGCCACCGCGACCGGGTCGCTCTCTTGGTCTTCGCCGTCCGTGAAGATCACGATCGCTTTGTGCTGGTTCGTCTTGCTCAAGAACCCATTGGCTGCTGCTGCGATTGCATTCCCCAGTTTTGAACCGCCGCTGCGGACGGTGTGCGGGCCAACCGAATCAAGCGTTTGTTTGAAATCCTCGTAATGACTGGTCAGCGGCACGGATTGTCGTGATTCACCCGCGAAGGAGATCAAGCCCACACGGTCACCAGCCATCTCGTCAACCATGTCTTTGATCTGTTGCTTTGCCCGTGCCAAACGATTGGGCGATGCATCTTCAGCAAGCATCGATCGTGAGACGTCGAGAACAAACATCACTTCGATTCCCTTTTGAGGTACTTCACGCCACGTCTTGCCCCAGCGAATGTCACTCAATGCAATGGCCAGCAAGGCGAGACTCGTCGTGACCAAGATTGCGGATGTCCAGCGGCGTGCGGATCTTTCGGTGGGAAGCAAGCGTCGTCGTTGTCGGTCGGTCGCAAACTGCATCGCAGCACGGCGCCGCGCAACCGTCCCCCAAGCCGTCACACCGATTCCGACCGCGACAATCGCCAGCAGATAGAATGCGGATGGGTTTCCGTATTGAATATCCATTGTTGGGTTTCCTTGGTTACCGAAACTCGCCAAGAGTTTCGATGGTCTTGTTCATTATTGACTATGTCAATTCTCGTAGCCAAGTTTCCTGCAGCACCAATCGTGTTGCTAGCAGCACGAACGCGATTAGCAAAAGGGGCGGCAGTGTCACGTAGCCTGCGTATGACTGGATCGCCAATTCGCGGTAATCCACAAAATGCTTGGCTTCGACTTTCGTCTTTTCGAGTTGGTCGATCTCGGCATAGATCTTTGCTAGCGAATCGGTGTCGGTCGCACGGAAATACTTTCCGCCTGTCAGTTCTGCCACTTTCGTCAGTGTCTCTTCGTCAATATTCACAGGCATCAACCGAAGGGTTCGTCGGCCGAACGGATCGGTCACTGGGATAGGGGCTTCGCCCTTGGTTCCAACGCCGATCGTGTAAACTTTGACCCCCATTGTCGCAGCCAGTTCAGCGGCTTGAACCGGTTCTAGTTCACCTGCATTGTTCTCGCCATCGGTCAGCAAGATGACGACTTTACTTTGTACCTTTTGTTTTTGTCGAGCATCGAGTGCGTTTAGTTTCTCTACCGCCAGCGAAATCGCATCGCCGATCGCCGTTCCGTCTTCACGACGATTGGTGACGATGCGGGAGTTGTTTAGCTGTGATACGAGGAACGCATGGTCGAGCGTTGGTGGTGTTTCACCATCGGCATATCCAGCGAAAGTGATCAAGCCGACGAGATCGCTAAAACGGCCTTCGAGGTTGTTTTCCTCGTCCCCTATCACAAATTCGCCCGCGACCTTTTTGATTGCGGTGAGTCGGTCAACATGCTCGCCGTTGATTTGGAAATCCATCGCCTGCATACTGCCACTTCGGTCGACGACCATTTCGATGGCGATCCCTTCGCTCTCAGCGACTGTTTGCTCGCGTCCTTCGCGAGGCCGAGCGATAGCGATGATGATTAGCGTCATGGCGGCGATTGTCAGAGCGGCCGGAAGCCACAGCAGACGCTGACGTAGCGTGCGCGGCATCTGCTGAGCGAGTTTTAGACTGCTGAAACGGATGGCGCCACGTCGCTGCGGAGCAAACAATCGCCACGCCAACAGGGGTAGCAGTAGCAAGAGGAGGAGGTACCAGGGGGAATAGAACATTAGTTATTGTCCTTTGTTTTCTCATCACCGAACTCGCCAGAGGTTGAATCTTTCCCATAGCTGATCTCGCCATGGATAGGACCCTCTTTTTCGGCGTCATGCAAAGTTTGGCGACTTCGGCCACTTTCAAATTCGTCGGCAATCCGTTGGACCAGTTCGCGTGAGTCGGCAATTGCACTTTTGAGTCCCATGGTCGATAGTTGCAAACCAGCAAACTTCGCTTTGTCAGCCAGCGTGAATAAACTTTCCAGCTGGTCGGATTGGGCAACCGCAACACGTTTGCTAAATGCCAGTTCATTCAGCAACTCGTGCGGCGTACGCCCTGCGTCGGCGATTCCAAATTGCAGCAACAGATAGCTGAGGACGATGTCGGATAACCGCTGTGCGGCGATTTCACTATCAATGGCATTCGCATCGATCGACGCTTCGAGTTCATCAAATTCCGTCATCGCCCATGCATTCGGGGTCAACCAACGGCCACGCCGCGACAACACAAGTCCAACGATCGCACAGAGCGTCAGTACCGCCACACCGCCGATTGTCCACCCTACCCATTCGTTGGAGGAAACGACGGGGACATCGACGTCAACCACCGGCTGAATGTCACGGAATTCGGTCGGGTCGCTACGATCTTCGAGCACGCTGGCAACACGAACAGCGATAGGTCTCGATTGAACAAGTGTGTCGTTTCCGTTCTCATTCACTCGGATCTCAATTGGCGGAATGGTCAGCTTACCCGTCGCGATACTTTCGAGCGTCATTCGACGCATCCAAACACGCCTGCCACTTGCATCGGGGGTCGGAACGTCAAATACATCTTGCGAGCCTCGAATGTCAAACTCGCCGAGCTTCTCGGCGACGGAGGGAAAGGTAACTTTCGCATCCGGGGACGCTATCACCGAAATCTCCAACGCGAACGGTTCGGCCACTTGAACCGATTCGGTGGAGGTTTTCGTTGTCACTTCCGCAGCCGAGGCTCGGCCGGCAAGCAGAATACAAGCGACCGCCAAAAGCCGAACTCGCCAAAGTTTGCGGGAACCGCCTCTTTCGTATCCGGAACCGCTTCGAGTTTGAATGGTTTCCGTCCAAGTTCTGGCGACTTCGGCTACGTGGGGTGTAGCCAATCGTGTCAGAGATGGAATCGGCAAGTGACCGTTTGGATGACTCATATTCGGCTCTCCCGCTGGTGAAAGTATCGGTGTAGCGGTTCGACAATGTCGCAACCCGTTTCCAAATGAATCGGCGTCAACCGCAACCGTCGAAACAGGTTGTCTCGCGCTTCGGAATGCTTGCGGTACAGCTCCGCGTACTGCTGGCGATTCTTGCGACTAGCCGTATCCAGCGTCACCACCTCGCCCGTCTCTTCGTCTTGCAGCCGAACCAAGCCCACGTTGGGCATCCTTTGTTCACGCTGGTCATAGATCACGACCGGGATAATGTCATGTTTGCGACGAGCCACCTTCAATGCCGATTCGTATTGACTGTCTTGAAAGTCACTGATCAAAAACACGACCGTGCGCCGCTTGCAAACTCGATTGAGATGTTCCAGAGCGTGTTTCACATTCGTCCCCGTTCCAATCGGTTGGCAATATAGCAGCTCACGGATCAACCTCAGGACATGTCTCGAACCCTTGCGAGCGGGGATTGCGATTTCGATCCCGTCGGTGAACAGCGTCAGTCCAACTTTGTCATTGTTCTTGATTGCCGACATGGCCAACAAAGCCCCGAGCTCTGCGACGAGTTCGCGTTTGGTTTGGGACGTCGTGCCGAGGTTCTGTGAACCACTGAGGTCGACCAGTAATTGCACGGATAGTTCTCGTTCTTCACGGAACAGTTTGACATAGGGTTGATCGCTACGAGCGGTCACGTTCCAGTCGATCGTGCGAACATCGTCGCCGATCTGGTACGGTCGCACTTCTTCAAATTCGATCCCGCGACCTTTGAAGGCCGAGTGCCAGTTGCCTGCTAGCAACTCATCAACCTTGTGCGACGTACGAATTTGAATTCGCCGGATCTTCTTGATCATTTCACGCGGGATCATAGGGTTCTCCTCGTAGCCGATCTGGCCAGAGACGGGAAGGAATTGATATCGGTCAATCCAAAGTCTGGCGACTTTGGCCACATCGATTAGTATTCAAATTCATTACGGTGTTGCAATGTGATTCAAAATTTCTGACACGATCGATTCGCTGGTGCGATTTTCGGCTTCCGCTTCATAGGTCACCATGACGCGGTGACGGAGCACATCCATCGCAATCTCTTTCACGTCCGCTGGCGTCACGTAACCACGGCTCGCCAAGAATGCATTTGCTTTGGCAGCCAGCGTCAAGTTGATCGTTGCACGCGGCGAACCACCGAACATGATCAATTCGCCCAAATTTAGTCCGTAAGCTTCCGGTTGGCGAGTCGCCATGACTAAATCCACAACGTAGTTTTGCACCTTCGAGTCGACGTAGATCTCATCGACCAACTCGCGAGCGGACAAAATCTCCGCAGGCGAAGTCACCGCTTGGATATCGAATTTCGCCGCCGTCTTGCTCATCCGCTGCAAAATCCTGAGTTCTTCATCACGGTTTGGATAGTCAACGATCACCTTCAACATAAAACGGTCCGTTTGTGCTTCCGGCAATTGGTAAGTGCCTTCTTGCTCGACCGGGTTTTGAGTCGCCATCACGAGGAACGGATCGTCCAACGTGAAGGTCTCGCCACCGATCGTCACCTGCCGTTCTTGCATCGCTTCGAGCAATGCACTTTGCACCTTCGCCGGAGCACGGTTGATTTCGTCTGCCAAAATCAGATTCGAAAAGATTGGTCCTTTCTGAACAACAAAGGTTTGATCTTGCGGACGATAGACCTGTGTACCGATCAAATCGGCTGGCAACAGGTCGGGCGTGAATTGCAACCGCTGGAATCCTGTGTTGATCGCCTTGGCTAAACTCGCCACCGCAGTCGTTTTCGCTAGGCCTGGCACGCCTTCTATCAGCAGGTGACCATTGGCAAGCAGCCCAATGAGCATCCGATGAACGAGCTTTTCCTGGCCCACTAGGACGTGGTTGACTTGCTCAACGATCCGCCGAAACGGTTCGCTTTGGTTACGAATTTCATGAGTCAGCTCGCTGACACGATCTCGAGTGGCGGAGTGGTTCTGCATGGCTTGGGCCTTCTGTTTGGATGTCTTCTCGTCGCCGCGTACCACAGGCGGCGTAGGTTTCGAATGCACTCGCTGTGCCAAAGCCCTGGGAATCCGTAAAACGCGAGGATTCCCAGCACAAGTTGCAAGGGAGTGGGTAAATACAGTGAGTCAAAATAACCCGGTGGGGAATTTTGCCCCAGTGGCACATCATCGCTCGGCAGTCGCCATTGAAAAAATGGTTCTCGTACACGGTGCCAGCCAGCGTACACGGTGCCAGCCAGCGTACACGGTGCCAGCCAGCGTGCACGGTGCCAGCCAGCGTGCTACCTTCCGGCAGCCTCGTTCTCAACGAGAATTTTGCTGACGACTATGAATTGGACGACGATGGGCTAAGATGAAAACAGAGTATACATAGCAGCGATTTTTGGCAGCCCCATTACGACTCCGATCGGAGGCGTTGGGGTCAACCGACAACCCTCCTGCCTCGATCGACGAACCGCAACACAATCATCTTCAGCTAACAAACGAGCGAATCGTTGGGTAAACAAGTGTACGGCTATAAGGCAATGCCCAGTCAAACCGTGTTTTCTCTCATTCCAAATAAGAGCCAGAGGCCAAGATGGTTCATGATATGAAAAGCCCAAACCAATCGAACGAATCGCAAGTCCCTTTGCAACCTGGATTTCCAGAATGGCTGCGTGTTTCATTTGTCGAAGAGCTTCCGCTCTGCGTGATCCTGAAAGACTTGGACGGGAAATTCACGTACGTCAACAAGCAGACGGCTCGTCTGTTTGGTTTGCCTGCCGAAGCCATTGTCGGCAAAACAGACTTCGACCTGTATCCTAATGAATTGGCCCAAAAGTACTGGGATGATGACCGGATGGTGATCCAGTCCGGACAGGCGATCGAGCAGATTGAGAAGAACGTCACGGTTCCGGCTAGCCGAATCGTCAAAGTCCGCAAGACGCCTCTGCGTTGCCGAGATGGCAAGATCATCGGGATCGAAGTACTCTTTTGGGACGTGACCGCACATCAGGAAGCCGAAGCGAATCTGGAGCAAGAGCGTTTCCTGCTTCAATCACTCTTGAACCACTTACCCGACTTTATCTACTTCAAAGATCTTGAGAGTCGTTTCCTTCGTGTGAGCCGTGCGCACGCGTCACGACTCGGCCTGTCCAATCCTGCGGATGCGATTGGCTCGAAAGACAGTGACTACTTTACCAAACCGTACGCGGACGCGGCTCGGATGGATGAGCTGCAACTGATCCGATCGGGCCAGAACGTGCTTGGACGTGAGGAGCATGCGTGTTGGCCAGATGGAAGCGAAACATGGGTTGCAACCAGCAAGCTACCGCTTCGCGATGAAGGCGGCAAGACCGTCGGCACGTTCGGCATCTCGCGCGATATCTCGGAACTCAAGGCCGCCGCCGAGGCACTCGAACGTGCAAAGCAGGTTGCCGAGGCTGCGAGTAGAGCAAAGAGTGAGTTCGTCGCCAACTTGAGCCACGAAATACGCACTCCCATGAACGCAATCATCGGCATGGCAGAACTGCTGGCGAATAGCGGCCTCGACGAACAACGAACGGAACAGGCTAGAACCATTTTGGAGTCAGGGGAATGTCTGCTCCGTTTGCTCAATGACATCCTCGATTTCTCGCGAATCGAATCGGGACGCGTCGAACTCGATCCCGTGCCAGGCGATTTGTCTAATTGTGTGCAAGGCGCAATCCGGCTGATGAAGGTCCAAGCCAACGAAAAGTCAATCAAACTCGAGGCACGAGTCAACCTAGCGACTCCGGATTTTGTCGTCGCAGACTTTGTTCGGCTCCGTCAAATTCTGGTCAACCTGATCGGCAACGCAATCAAGTTCACGGCGCAGGGAGGCGTAACTCTATCGGTCGATCATGTGAGTCGTATCAACCAAATGGTGACACTCCAATTCGCCGTTTCCGATACAGGAATTGGAATCCCCAATGATAAACTTGATGTGATCTTCGAAGAGTTTGAGCAAGCTGATAAATCAACCACGCGGCGTTTCGGCGGCACAGGACTCGGACTTGCCATTACGTCACGCCTCGTAAAGTTGATGGGCGGCCAAATCAAAGTCAAAAGTCAAACAGGACTTGGAAGTACCTTCTCTTTCTCGCTCACATTCCCTGTTGCGGACGAAACCGAAACGAGCGAGTTTGGCGACCCAAACAAAGCGTCATCCTCATCGCAAACTTCGAGCGAACCGCTTCGTATCCTGCTAGCCGAAGATGGTGAGACGAATCAGATGGTTGCAACCATACTGCTCGAGGGTCTAGGGCATCAAGTCAAAATCGCGCATAATGGATGCGAGGCGGTTCAACTCTCTGACACGGAATCCTTCGACTTGATTCTAATGGATCTCGAGATGCCTGAAATGGACGGGATCCAGGCGACGCGACAGATTCGCAATCGCGAATACGGTACGAATAGACACATGCCAATTATCGCGATGACCGCCCACGCAATGGAAAGCGATGAGCAGCGATGTCTTGAGGCAGGTATGGACGCCTATATCGCTAAACCAATTCGACAAAACAATGTATTTGTGACAATTGAAAATCTAATGAAGAAGGTTAAATCGAGGTCCTCTCTATGAATCGCGTTACACTTGCTCTCGCCGTGATACTTTTGGCTCAGAGCCAAGCGGTTTCGGTCGCAGCAGAGTCAGAGAATGTTGGTCCGAACATTCTATTGATTCTCGCCGACGATTGGGGCTGGGGCGACCTTGGGTGTCATGGGCATCCCTATGTCAAAACACCGAACATTGACCGTTTGGCCCGTGAGGGAACCGATTTCCATCGCTTCACGGTTGCCAGTGGGGTTTGCTCACCAAGTCGTACCGCCATCATGACAGGGCATTTCCCAGCTCGCTTTAACATCGATGGACACTTCGCCTGGGTCCCCAGCAACGCTCAACGCAATATGCCCGATTGGCTCGACAAGGATGCCGTCACCCTGCCGAAGATCATGCAGGCCGCTGGTTACGCGACGGCACATTTTGGAAAGTGGCATCTTTCCAACGATATGATTCCTGATTCGCCGTCCCCAGGTTTGTACGGCTACGACGCCTTTGGCGCATTCAATTGTTCAGGTGAACAAATGCCCGTCCATGAGGATGCAACGAACGCGATTCACTTTATGCAGCAATGTCAAGAAGCGGGCAAGCCATTCTATATCAATCTATGGATCCACGAACCGCACACTCCCTTCCACGTTGTGCCAAAATATCGTTGGCGTTTCCGAGACGCTGGACTAAGCGAAACGGATGAGATCTATGCATCGGTGTTGTCACATGCCGACGATCGAATCGGCGAGGTGCTCGATGCCATCGATCGCTTAGGGTTGGCCGAAGACACACTGGTCATTTTCAGTTCGGACAACGGGCCTGCTCGCAGTGGTTCCTCGGCAGACGTCCAATTGATGTACGACACAGCAACCGGCGCAGGTTTTGGAATCGCGGCCTCCAAAGGGATAACGGCAGGTCGCAAAGGTTACAAAGCCTCCTTGTTTGAAGGCGGCATCAACGTCCCTTTCATCGCCCGTTGGCCAGGAAAAAT includes the following:
- a CDS encoding AAA family ATPase, whose protein sequence is MQNHSATRDRVSELTHEIRNQSEPFRRIVEQVNHVLVGQEKLVHRMLIGLLANGHLLIEGVPGLAKTTAVASLAKAINTGFQRLQFTPDLLPADLIGTQVYRPQDQTFVVQKGPIFSNLILADEINRAPAKVQSALLEAMQERQVTIGGETFTLDDPFLVMATQNPVEQEGTYQLPEAQTDRFMLKVIVDYPNRDEELRILQRMSKTAAKFDIQAVTSPAEILSARELVDEIYVDSKVQNYVVDLVMATRQPEAYGLNLGELIMFGGSPRATINLTLAAKANAFLASRGYVTPADVKEIAMDVLRHRVMVTYEAEAENRTSESIVSEILNHIATP
- a CDS encoding protein BatD: MSHPNGHLPIPSLTRLATPHVAEVARTWTETIQTRSGSGYERGGSRKLWRVRLLAVACILLAGRASAAEVTTKTSTESVQVAEPFALEISVIASPDAKVTFPSVAEKLGEFDIRGSQDVFDVPTPDASGRRVWMRRMTLESIATGKLTIPPIEIRVNENGNDTLVQSRPIAVRVASVLEDRSDPTEFRDIQPVVDVDVPVVSSNEWVGWTIGGVAVLTLCAIVGLVLSRRGRWLTPNAWAMTEFDELEASIDANAIDSEIAAQRLSDIVLSYLLLQFGIADAGRTPHELLNELAFSKRVAVAQSDQLESLFTLADKAKFAGLQLSTMGLKSAIADSRELVQRIADEFESGRSRQTLHDAEKEGPIHGEISYGKDSTSGEFGDEKTKDNN
- a CDS encoding sulfatase family protein, whose product is MNRVTLALAVILLAQSQAVSVAAESENVGPNILLILADDWGWGDLGCHGHPYVKTPNIDRLAREGTDFHRFTVASGVCSPSRTAIMTGHFPARFNIDGHFAWVPSNAQRNMPDWLDKDAVTLPKIMQAAGYATAHFGKWHLSNDMIPDSPSPGLYGYDAFGAFNCSGEQMPVHEDATNAIHFMQQCQEAGKPFYINLWIHEPHTPFHVVPKYRWRFRDAGLSETDEIYASVLSHADDRIGEVLDAIDRLGLAEDTLVIFSSDNGPARSGSSADVQLMYDTATGAGFGIAASKGITAGRKGYKASLFEGGINVPFIARWPGKIAAGKVDDQLMISAVDLLPTFCEVAGAELPDRYEPDGVSQVAQLQGQPKPGRDKPLFWKMAGRGDGRRGNSFHWVSYCVVDQNWKLLANENSTYFELYDIVADPFEKTNLVEQQPEVTERLFEKLKQWQSSLPAKPDAKNFSSLREN
- a CDS encoding vWA domain-containing protein, encoding MDIQYGNPSAFYLLAIVAVGIGVTAWGTVARRRAAMQFATDRQRRRLLPTERSARRWTSAILVTTSLALLAIALSDIRWGKTWREVPQKGIEVMFVLDVSRSMLAEDASPNRLARAKQQIKDMVDEMAGDRVGLISFAGESRQSVPLTSHYEDFKQTLDSVGPHTVRSGGSKLGNAIAAAANGFLSKTNQHKAIVIFTDGEDQESDPVAVAENLYADQGIRIFTVGLGDMDQGARVPESEDGRGGYVQYKGQQVWSKMNGQVLQQIAEKTNGAYIPAGTRRVNMADVYHGYVANVEQGEFETAKINAYIVRYQWFAVPALALLVLEVLVSTQGSGTRQRFGKRPVVERVKNLNPVPEHAKSLDESNHAA
- a CDS encoding PAS domain-containing sensor histidine kinase, coding for MKSPNQSNESQVPLQPGFPEWLRVSFVEELPLCVILKDLDGKFTYVNKQTARLFGLPAEAIVGKTDFDLYPNELAQKYWDDDRMVIQSGQAIEQIEKNVTVPASRIVKVRKTPLRCRDGKIIGIEVLFWDVTAHQEAEANLEQERFLLQSLLNHLPDFIYFKDLESRFLRVSRAHASRLGLSNPADAIGSKDSDYFTKPYADAARMDELQLIRSGQNVLGREEHACWPDGSETWVATSKLPLRDEGGKTVGTFGISRDISELKAAAEALERAKQVAEAASRAKSEFVANLSHEIRTPMNAIIGMAELLANSGLDEQRTEQARTILESGECLLRLLNDILDFSRIESGRVELDPVPGDLSNCVQGAIRLMKVQANEKSIKLEARVNLATPDFVVADFVRLRQILVNLIGNAIKFTAQGGVTLSVDHVSRINQMVTLQFAVSDTGIGIPNDKLDVIFEEFEQADKSTTRRFGGTGLGLAITSRLVKLMGGQIKVKSQTGLGSTFSFSLTFPVADETETSEFGDPNKASSSSQTSSEPLRILLAEDGETNQMVATILLEGLGHQVKIAHNGCEAVQLSDTESFDLILMDLEMPEMDGIQATRQIRNREYGTNRHMPIIAMTAHAMESDEQRCLEAGMDAYIAKPIRQNNVFVTIENLMKKVKSRSSL
- a CDS encoding vWA domain-containing protein, with the translated sequence MFYSPWYLLLLLLLPLLAWRLFAPQRRGAIRFSSLKLAQQMPRTLRQRLLWLPAALTIAAMTLIIIAIARPREGREQTVAESEGIAIEMVVDRSGSMQAMDFQINGEHVDRLTAIKKVAGEFVIGDEENNLEGRFSDLVGLITFAGYADGETPPTLDHAFLVSQLNNSRIVTNRREDGTAIGDAISLAVEKLNALDARQKQKVQSKVVILLTDGENNAGELEPVQAAELAATMGVKVYTIGVGTKGEAPIPVTDPFGRRTLRLMPVNIDEETLTKVAELTGGKYFRATDTDSLAKIYAEIDQLEKTKVEAKHFVDYRELAIQSYAGYVTLPPLLLIAFVLLATRLVLQETWLRELT
- a CDS encoding DUF58 domain-containing protein, translating into MIPREMIKKIRRIQIRTSHKVDELLAGNWHSAFKGRGIEFEEVRPYQIGDDVRTIDWNVTARSDQPYVKLFREERELSVQLLVDLSGSQNLGTTSQTKRELVAELGALLAMSAIKNNDKVGLTLFTDGIEIAIPARKGSRHVLRLIRELLYCQPIGTGTNVKHALEHLNRVCKRRTVVFLISDFQDSQYESALKVARRKHDIIPVVIYDQREQRMPNVGLVRLQDEETGEVVTLDTASRKNRQQYAELYRKHSEARDNLFRRLRLTPIHLETGCDIVEPLHRYFHQRESRI